In a genomic window of Candidatus Acidiferrales bacterium:
- a CDS encoding alpha/beta fold hydrolase, with translation MSRDFTRKLMYALSLMGICIISDHSISVCQTKPDSSIVGMWQGSLAIGESKIRIIFHIAKSDSGSWTASLDSPDQGARGIAVSSVILDMDSVKLFMTSIGSEYDGKLSADRSSIDGKWIQSGASLPLSMIRTTVEIKYNRPQEPKPPYPYESEEVSFESKTTGMKYSGTVTIPDSGGPFPAAILITGSGMHDRNEEVFEHKPFLVIADYLTRRGIAVLRVDDRGIGGSTGNKMQSTSVDHAKDVIAEIEYLKNRGDINPNKIGIIGHSEGGMIAPIVASQSKDVSFVVLLAGTGERSDEVLTEQKRVLEKSEGVPDGDIDREINQDENEYRIMRSSSDSATIADSLKEYLRTTMPELSGSEIQRDGDHEKEIDGKVGFLLSPWFRSFIFYDPRSELEKVRCPVLAMDGTLDLQVSPEENLEEIEKALKKGGNADYTIKLMPGLNHLFQDAKTGSPNEYAQIEETFSPEALTVMGDWILRRMEKK, from the coding sequence ATGTCGCGCGATTTTACAAGAAAACTAATGTATGCTTTGTCGCTGATGGGTATCTGCATAATTTCAGATCATTCAATATCTGTCTGTCAGACAAAGCCGGACTCCTCAATTGTAGGAATGTGGCAGGGATCCCTCGCAATCGGAGAGAGCAAAATAAGAATTATCTTTCATATCGCAAAAAGCGACAGCGGCTCATGGACCGCCTCGCTCGATAGCCCCGACCAGGGAGCGAGGGGAATAGCCGTCAGCAGTGTGATTCTCGACATGGATTCGGTAAAATTGTTCATGACCTCGATCGGCAGCGAATATGACGGCAAACTTTCGGCAGACAGGTCGTCAATCGACGGAAAATGGATCCAAAGTGGGGCCAGCTTGCCGCTGTCCATGATCCGCACGACCGTGGAAATAAAATACAACAGGCCTCAGGAGCCGAAGCCGCCTTATCCTTATGAATCAGAAGAAGTGTCGTTTGAAAGCAAGACCACCGGAATGAAGTACTCAGGAACCGTAACGATTCCCGATTCAGGAGGTCCGTTTCCCGCCGCGATTCTGATTACCGGATCGGGAATGCACGACCGAAACGAAGAAGTCTTCGAGCACAAGCCGTTCCTGGTCATTGCGGATTATCTGACGAGGAGAGGAATCGCCGTACTCAGGGTGGACGATCGTGGAATCGGCGGCTCAACCGGGAACAAAATGCAATCCACATCTGTGGACCACGCAAAAGATGTTATCGCCGAGATCGAGTATCTTAAGAACCGCGGCGACATAAACCCAAACAAAATCGGAATCATCGGCCACAGTGAAGGCGGAATGATCGCACCCATAGTCGCCTCGCAATCGAAAGACGTTTCGTTCGTCGTCCTGCTTGCAGGAACCGGCGAGAGAAGCGATGAGGTTTTAACCGAACAAAAAAGAGTTCTCGAGAAATCGGAAGGCGTGCCGGATGGGGATATTGACAGGGAAATTAACCAGGATGAAAATGAATATCGGATAATGAGATCATCGAGTGACAGTGCCACGATAGCCGACAGTCTAAAGGAATATCTGAGAACCACCATGCCTGAATTGTCCGGCAGTGAAATTCAAAGAGACGGTGATCACGAAAAGGAGATTGACGGAAAGGTCGGGTTCTTGCTTTCTCCGTGGTTCCGCTCTTTCATTTTCTATGATCCGAGAAGCGAACTCGAGAAGGTGAGATGTCCTGTTCTCGCAATGGATGGCACGCTGGACTTGCAGGTTTCTCCAGAGGAGAACCTGGAGGAAATTGAGAAAGCATTGAAGAAAGGCGGCAACGCGGATTACACAATCAAGCTCATGCCGGGTTTGAACCACCTGTTCCAGGATGCGAAGACAGGCTCGCCGAACGAGTACGCGCAGATAGAAGAGACTTTTTCTCCAGAAGCGCTGACCGTGATGGGTGACTGGATCCTAAGAAGAATGGAGAAAAAATAA
- a CDS encoding DUF3795 domain-containing protein, translating into MAEIISRCGFRCDQCPAFKGNNNTPADQIKTAAGWSRFFGLKMSPDKIICNGCLSNECVGHDLPDSECPIKPCVLERGMNTCADCFDYPCEKLMERIRGVDEVISKFKGKISQEEYDTFIAPYDSRKTLDEIRDRRVDRID; encoded by the coding sequence ATGGCTGAAATTATTTCACGATGTGGCTTTCGCTGCGATCAATGTCCGGCCTTTAAGGGAAATAACAACACGCCTGCTGATCAGATAAAAACCGCCGCCGGCTGGTCGAGATTCTTTGGACTCAAAATGTCTCCTGACAAGATCATCTGTAATGGCTGTCTCTCTAATGAATGTGTCGGGCATGACCTGCCTGATAGCGAGTGCCCGATAAAACCGTGTGTTCTCGAACGCGGGATGAATACTTGCGCCGATTGTTTTGATTATCCATGCGAAAAATTAATGGAGAGAATAAGAGGCGTCGATGAGGTCATTTCCAAGTTCAAAGGCAAGATCTCACAAGAAGAATACGACACTTTCATAGCGCCTTATGATTCTCGCAAAACCCTAGACGAGATCCGGGACCGTCGAGTAGATCGAATCGATTAA
- the msrA gene encoding peptide-methionine (S)-S-oxide reductase MsrA, producing the protein MNNKEVATLGGGCFWCTEAIFDNLKGVTSVESGYSGGTTANPSYEQVCTGKTGHAEVVQVTFDPQIISYEDILRIFFTVHDPTTLNRQGNDVGTQYRSVIFYHDENQKQIALEVIKETQSRKIWDDPFVTELSPFAAFYEAESYHQEYFANNPNQGYCRAIVAPKVAKFKKMYYDRLKK; encoded by the coding sequence ATGAACAATAAAGAAGTCGCGACGCTCGGTGGCGGATGCTTTTGGTGCACTGAGGCCATATTCGATAATCTAAAAGGCGTAACCAGCGTTGAGTCCGGCTATTCCGGAGGAACGACAGCAAACCCAAGCTACGAGCAGGTTTGCACGGGAAAGACCGGACACGCGGAGGTCGTCCAGGTCACGTTCGATCCGCAAATTATTTCTTATGAGGACATCTTGCGAATCTTCTTTACGGTCCACGATCCGACAACTCTGAATCGTCAGGGCAACGATGTGGGGACGCAGTATCGTTCGGTGATTTTCTATCATGATGAAAATCAAAAGCAGATTGCGCTGGAGGTGATAAAAGAAACTCAATCACGAAAAATCTGGGATGATCCCTTCGTGACTGAACTTTCACCGTTCGCAGCATTCTATGAGGCGGAAAGTTATCATCAGGAATATTTCGCGAACAATCCGAACCAAGGGTACTGCCGCGCCATAGTTGCACCGAAGGTAGCAAAATTTAAAAAAATGTATTACGATAGACTGAAGAAATAG